One stretch of Streptomyces sp. NBC_00443 DNA includes these proteins:
- the panC gene encoding pantoate--beta-alanine ligase has protein sequence MTTLLGTADELHARTRTGRRAVVMTMGALHEGHATLIRTARTIAGPQGEVVVTVFVNPLQFGEGEDLDRYPRTLDADLKIAEQAGADAVFAPSVDEVYPGGRPQVRISAGPMGDSLEGASRPGHFDGMLTVVAKLLHLTRPDVALYGQKDAQQLALIRRMVRDLNFGVEIVGVPTVREEDGLALSSRNRYLSPKERHTALALSQALFAGRDRHAAQEALRARAREVPATRARAEALSAIGESRAAADAHAVAKAVPGAPAAVRAAARLLLDEAARLDPPLELDYLALIDPSDFTEIDDEFTGEAVLAVAARVGATRLIDNLPLTFGAAS, from the coding sequence ATGACGACCCTGCTGGGCACCGCTGACGAACTGCACGCACGCACGCGTACCGGCCGTCGCGCCGTCGTGATGACCATGGGCGCACTGCACGAGGGACACGCCACCCTGATCCGCACAGCGCGCACGATCGCCGGCCCGCAGGGCGAGGTCGTCGTCACCGTCTTCGTGAACCCCTTGCAGTTCGGCGAGGGCGAGGACCTCGACCGTTACCCGCGCACCCTGGACGCCGACCTCAAGATCGCCGAGCAGGCGGGCGCCGACGCCGTGTTCGCGCCCTCCGTGGACGAGGTCTACCCGGGAGGCCGGCCTCAGGTCCGCATCAGCGCCGGCCCCATGGGCGACAGCCTGGAGGGCGCCTCACGCCCCGGCCACTTCGACGGCATGCTCACCGTCGTCGCCAAGCTGCTCCACCTCACCCGCCCCGACGTCGCCCTGTACGGCCAGAAGGACGCCCAGCAACTCGCCCTGATCCGCCGCATGGTGCGCGACCTGAACTTCGGCGTCGAGATCGTGGGCGTCCCCACCGTGCGAGAGGAGGACGGCCTCGCGCTCTCCAGCCGCAACCGCTACCTCTCGCCCAAGGAACGGCACACGGCACTCGCGCTGTCCCAGGCCCTCTTCGCCGGCCGCGACCGGCACGCGGCACAGGAGGCACTGCGCGCGCGGGCACGCGAAGTGCCCGCCACACGCGCGCGTGCGGAAGCGCTCAGCGCCATAGGGGAGTCCCGCGCGGCGGCCGACGCACACGCCGTCGCCAAGGCCGTCCCCGGCGCCCCGGCGGCCGTACGCGCCGCCGCCCGCCTGCTCCTCGACGAGGCCGCCCGCCTCGACCCGCCGCTCGAACTGGACTACCTCGCACTCATCGACCCGTCCGACTTCACCGAGATCGACGACGAGTTCACCGGCGAGGCCGTCCTCGCCGTCGCCGCCCGGGTCGGGGCGACCCGGCTGATCGACAATCTCCCCCTCACCTTCGGAGCCGCCTCGTGA
- a CDS encoding HAD family acid phosphatase: MTLRRPWARRIAVGTVSAAALVALAVPAEAASAATSTSATATSTAAAASSADVDYDTWQKDCQAVMDQALPALKQRIANTKPGEKQAIVFDIDNTTLETDFGFSYPQPANEPVREVAEYAQEHGVSLFFVTARPGIIYSVTDYNLEYRGYQVSGLYVRSFFDLFKNVGDYKTAQRVDIEKKGYTIIANIGNSATDLSGGHAEKTYKLPDYNGQLS; this comes from the coding sequence ATGACGCTTCGCCGCCCCTGGGCACGCCGGATCGCGGTCGGTACCGTCTCCGCGGCCGCCCTCGTGGCCCTCGCGGTCCCCGCCGAAGCGGCGTCCGCCGCGACGAGCACCTCGGCCACCGCCACCAGCACGGCGGCAGCGGCCTCCTCTGCGGATGTCGACTACGACACCTGGCAGAAGGACTGCCAGGCGGTGATGGACCAGGCGCTGCCCGCCCTGAAACAGCGGATCGCGAACACCAAGCCGGGTGAGAAGCAGGCGATCGTCTTCGACATCGACAACACCACCCTGGAGACGGACTTCGGCTTCAGCTACCCGCAGCCGGCCAACGAGCCCGTCCGGGAGGTCGCCGAGTACGCGCAGGAGCACGGCGTCTCCCTGTTCTTCGTGACCGCCCGCCCGGGCATCATCTACTCGGTGACCGACTACAACCTCGAGTACCGCGGCTACCAGGTCTCCGGGCTGTACGTGCGCAGCTTCTTCGACCTCTTCAAGAACGTCGGCGACTACAAGACGGCGCAGCGCGTCGACATCGAGAAGAAGGGCTACACGATCATCGCGAACATCGGCAACAGCGCCACCGACCTGTCGGGCGGCCATGCCGAGAAGACGTACAAGCTGCCGGACTACAACGGGCAGCTTTCCTGA
- a CDS encoding L-aspartate oxidase: MTSTGIRLHAPAPGWSIAADVVVVGSGVAGLTAALRCEAAGLSTVVVTKARLDDGSTRWAQGGIAAALGEGDTPEQHLDDTLVAGAGLCDEDAVRILVTEGPDAVRRLIETGAHFDESEEGGLELTREGGHHRRRIAHAGGDATGAEISRALVEAVRARGVRTIENALVLDLLADAEGRTAGVTLHVMGEGQHDGVGAVHAPAVVLATGGMGQVFSATTNPSVSTGDGVALALRAGAEVSDLEFVQFHPTVLFLGPDAEGQQPLVSEAVRGEGAHLVDADGVRFMVGQHELAELAPRDIVAKGIMRRMQEQDAEHMFLDARHFGADMWEHRFPTILASCRANGIDPVTTPIPIAPAAHYASGGVRTDSQGRTTVPGLYACGEVACTGVHGANRLASNSLLEGLVYAERIVADIAAARAADGLHARVPHPVPYPETPEHPLLGPEARFAIQRTMTDGAGVLRSADSLAKAAEQIQQLHTEARDALAENGKTAEPGVDTWEATNLLCVARVLVAAAQLREETRGCHWREDEPDRDDVTWRRHIVVRLNPDRTLAVHTTDTADFPPTRPQEQ; this comes from the coding sequence GTGACCAGCACAGGCATACGACTGCACGCGCCCGCGCCCGGGTGGTCCATCGCCGCGGACGTCGTGGTCGTCGGCTCCGGTGTCGCAGGCCTCACCGCCGCCCTGCGCTGCGAGGCCGCCGGCCTGTCGACGGTCGTCGTCACCAAGGCCCGCCTCGACGACGGCTCCACCCGCTGGGCCCAGGGCGGCATCGCCGCGGCCCTCGGCGAGGGAGACACCCCCGAGCAGCACCTCGACGACACCCTGGTCGCCGGCGCGGGCCTGTGTGACGAGGACGCCGTCCGCATCCTCGTCACCGAGGGCCCCGACGCCGTACGCCGCCTCATCGAGACCGGCGCCCACTTCGACGAGTCGGAGGAAGGCGGCCTGGAGCTCACTCGCGAGGGCGGCCACCACCGGCGCCGTATCGCCCACGCCGGCGGGGACGCGACCGGCGCGGAGATCTCCCGCGCCCTGGTCGAGGCGGTACGCGCGCGTGGCGTGCGCACGATCGAGAACGCACTCGTCCTCGATCTCCTGGCCGACGCCGAGGGCCGTACGGCCGGCGTCACCCTGCACGTCATGGGCGAGGGCCAGCACGACGGCGTGGGCGCGGTCCACGCGCCCGCGGTGGTCCTCGCGACCGGCGGCATGGGCCAGGTCTTCTCGGCGACGACGAACCCGTCGGTGTCGACCGGCGACGGCGTCGCCCTGGCGCTGCGCGCGGGCGCCGAAGTGAGCGACCTGGAATTCGTCCAGTTCCACCCGACGGTCCTCTTCCTCGGCCCGGACGCGGAGGGCCAGCAGCCCCTGGTCTCCGAGGCCGTACGCGGCGAGGGCGCCCACCTGGTCGACGCCGACGGCGTGCGCTTCATGGTCGGACAGCACGAACTTGCCGAACTCGCCCCCCGGGACATCGTCGCCAAGGGCATCATGCGACGCATGCAGGAGCAGGACGCGGAACACATGTTCCTCGACGCCCGCCACTTCGGCGCCGACATGTGGGAGCACCGTTTCCCGACGATCCTCGCCTCCTGCCGCGCGAACGGCATCGACCCGGTCACCACGCCCATCCCGATCGCCCCGGCCGCCCACTACGCCTCCGGCGGCGTGCGCACCGACTCCCAGGGCCGTACGACCGTCCCCGGCCTGTACGCGTGCGGCGAGGTCGCCTGCACGGGCGTGCACGGCGCCAACCGCCTGGCCTCCAACTCACTCCTCGAAGGCCTGGTCTACGCCGAGCGCATCGTGGCCGACATCGCGGCCGCCCGCGCGGCCGACGGCCTGCACGCGCGCGTGCCGCACCCGGTGCCGTACCCCGAGACCCCCGAGCACCCGCTGCTCGGCCCCGAGGCCCGCTTCGCGATCCAGCGGACGATGACCGACGGCGCCGGAGTCCTGCGCTCCGCCGACTCCCTCGCCAAGGCGGCCGAGCAGATCCAGCAGCTGCACACCGAGGCCCGCGACGCCCTCGCCGAGAACGGCAAGACGGCCGAGCCCGGCGTGGACACATGGGAGGCCACGAACCTCCTCTGCGTGGCCCGGGTCCTGGTGGCCGCGGCGCAGCTCCGCGAGGAGACCCGGGGCTGCCACTGGCGCGAGGACGAGCCCGACCGCGACGACGTGACATGGCGCCGTCACATCGTCGTACGCCTGAACCCGGACCGCACACTGGCCGTGCACACCACAGACACCGCAGACTTCCCCCCGACCCGTCCCCAGGAGCAGTGA
- a CDS encoding amino-acid N-acetyltransferase codes for MSAESHSAESPAAQSPEVTAKAITVRRARTGDVPAVRRLLDEYVRRRILLDKATVTLYEDIQEFWVAERDDNGEVVGAGALHVMWEDLAEVRTLAVKPGLKGAGVGHQLLEKLLHTARWLGVRRVFCLTFEVDFFGKHGFVEIGETPVDTDVYAELLRSYDEGVAEFLGLERVKPNTLGNSRMLLHL; via the coding sequence ATGTCCGCAGAGAGCCACTCGGCCGAGAGCCCCGCGGCTCAGAGCCCAGAAGTCACCGCAAAAGCCATCACCGTCCGGCGGGCCCGCACCGGTGATGTCCCGGCGGTGCGTCGTCTCCTTGACGAGTACGTCCGGCGTCGGATCCTGCTCGACAAAGCCACGGTGACTCTTTACGAGGACATCCAGGAGTTCTGGGTCGCGGAACGGGACGACAACGGCGAGGTCGTCGGCGCCGGTGCCCTGCACGTGATGTGGGAAGACCTGGCGGAAGTCCGCACTCTGGCCGTGAAGCCCGGCCTGAAGGGCGCCGGCGTCGGTCATCAGTTGCTGGAGAAGTTGCTGCACACCGCGCGCTGGCTCGGCGTTCGCCGCGTTTTCTGTCTCACCTTCGAAGTGGACTTCTTCGGCAAGCACGGCTTCGTGGAGATCGGGGAGACGCCGGTCGACACCGATGTCTACGCTGAGCTGCTGCGTTCCTATGACGAGGGCGTCGCGGAGTTCCTCGGTCTCGAACGAGTGAAACCGAACACCTTGGGCAACAGCCGGATGCTTCTGCATCTGTGA
- a CDS encoding BlaI/MecI/CopY family transcriptional regulator, producing the protein MTRVWKWNRPVTVREVLEDLQQERSIAYTTVMTVLDNLHQKGWVRREAEGRAYRYEAVSTRAAYAAALMNDAWSQSDNPAAALVAFFGMMSEEQRQALRNAVRIVQGPETPEPTEAPDTRRVTGTDTSAAADTTSTDTSGDTAADTRTDTAPQNPASAPEPDGR; encoded by the coding sequence ATGACGCGGGTGTGGAAGTGGAACCGCCCGGTGACCGTTCGAGAAGTCCTGGAAGATCTTCAGCAGGAGCGGTCCATCGCGTACACCACGGTGATGACCGTTTTGGACAATCTCCATCAGAAGGGCTGGGTACGCCGCGAGGCGGAAGGCCGGGCCTATCGATATGAGGCGGTCTCCACCCGAGCCGCCTACGCCGCCGCCCTGATGAACGACGCCTGGTCCCAGAGCGACAACCCCGCCGCGGCACTCGTCGCCTTCTTCGGCATGATGAGCGAGGAACAGCGCCAGGCCTTGCGGAACGCCGTACGCATCGTCCAGGGCCCGGAAACGCCCGAACCCACGGAAGCGCCGGATACACGCCGCGTTACGGGCACCGATACCAGCGCTGCCGCCGATACCACCAGCACCGATACCAGCGGCGATACCGCCGCGGATACCCGTACCGATACCGCTCCCCAGAACCCCGCCTCGGCACCGGAGCCCGACGGGCGATAG
- the nadC gene encoding carboxylating nicotinate-nucleotide diphosphorylase → MTTPDLPLASTGGCGDGCACGADEEYLECGLDPALAQLLADAGLDPVEVEDIANVAIQEDLAHGVDVTTVATIPEEAVATADFVAREAGVVAGLRVAEAVVSIVCEDEFEVERHVEDGDRVKEGQKLLSITTRTRDLLTAERSALNILCRLSGIATATRAWADVLDGTKARVRDTRKTTPGLRALEKYAVRSGGGVNHRMSLSDAALVKDNHVLAAGGVTQAFQAVREAFPDLAIEVEVDTLHQLREVVDAGADLILLDNFTPGECEEAVSIVHGRAALEASGRLTLANAKAYADTGVDYLAVGALTHSSPILDIGLDLRAAE, encoded by the coding sequence GTGACCACCCCCGACCTTCCCCTCGCCTCGACCGGCGGCTGCGGCGACGGCTGCGCCTGCGGTGCCGACGAGGAGTACCTGGAGTGCGGCCTCGACCCCGCGCTCGCCCAGCTCCTCGCCGACGCGGGCCTCGACCCGGTCGAGGTCGAGGACATCGCGAACGTGGCCATCCAGGAGGACCTGGCCCACGGCGTGGACGTGACGACGGTCGCGACCATCCCCGAAGAGGCCGTCGCCACCGCCGACTTCGTCGCGCGTGAGGCGGGCGTCGTGGCGGGCCTCAGGGTCGCCGAGGCGGTGGTCTCGATCGTCTGCGAGGACGAGTTCGAGGTGGAGCGCCACGTCGAGGACGGCGACCGCGTGAAGGAGGGCCAGAAGCTGCTCTCGATCACCACCCGCACCCGCGACCTCCTGACGGCGGAGCGCAGCGCGCTGAACATCCTCTGCCGCCTGTCCGGCATCGCGACGGCCACGCGCGCGTGGGCGGACGTACTGGACGGCACGAAGGCGAGGGTCCGGGACACCCGCAAGACCACCCCCGGTCTGCGCGCCCTGGAGAAGTACGCGGTCCGCAGCGGAGGCGGAGTGAACCACCGTATGTCGCTCTCGGACGCGGCCCTGGTCAAGGACAACCACGTCCTGGCGGCAGGCGGCGTGACCCAGGCCTTCCAGGCAGTCCGCGAAGCCTTCCCGGACCTCGCGATCGAGGTCGAGGTGGACACCCTCCACCAACTCCGCGAGGTGGTGGACGCGGGCGCGGACCTGATCCTCCTGGACAACTTCACGCCGGGCGAGTGCGAGGAGGCGGTGTCGATCGTGCACGGCCGAGCGGCACTCGAAGCATCGGGCCGCCTGACCCTGGCCAACGCCAAGGCGTACGCGGACACCGGCGTCGACTACCTGGCCGTAGGGGCCCTCACCCACTCCTCGCCGATCCTGGACATCGGCCTGGATCTGCGAGCGGCGGAGTAG
- a CDS encoding TetR/AcrR family transcriptional regulator has product MGGTMDGTKQRRRGNTRQRIQDVALELFAEQGYEKTSLREIAERLEVTKAALYYHFKTKEEIIVSLFEDLTKPIEDLIEWGRQQPHTLETKQEIVRRYSQVLTDASPLFRFMQENQATVRDLSIGEMFKNRMLGMRDIVIDPDADLVDQVRCISALFTMHAGMFVLKDLEGDPEEKRTAVLEVATDLITQAHKGA; this is encoded by the coding sequence ATGGGCGGCACCATGGACGGCACCAAGCAGCGGCGCCGCGGGAACACCCGCCAGCGCATCCAGGACGTAGCCCTCGAACTCTTCGCCGAGCAGGGCTACGAGAAGACCTCCCTGCGCGAGATCGCCGAGCGCCTGGAGGTCACGAAAGCGGCCTTGTACTACCACTTCAAAACGAAGGAAGAGATCATCGTCAGCCTCTTCGAGGACCTGACGAAGCCGATCGAGGACCTGATCGAGTGGGGCAGGCAGCAGCCGCACACCCTCGAGACCAAGCAGGAGATCGTACGCCGCTACAGCCAGGTCCTGACCGACGCGTCACCGCTGTTCCGCTTCATGCAGGAGAACCAGGCGACGGTCCGCGATCTGAGCATCGGCGAGATGTTCAAGAACCGCATGCTGGGCATGCGCGACATCGTCATAGATCCGGACGCCGATCTGGTCGACCAGGTGCGCTGCATCAGCGCCCTGTTCACGATGCACGCCGGGATGTTCGTCCTGAAGGACCTCGAAGGCGACCCCGAGGAGAAGCGCACGGCCGTCCTCGAGGTCGCCACGGACCTGATCACCCAGGCGCACAAGGGCGCCTGA
- a CDS encoding histone-like nucleoid-structuring protein Lsr2: MAQKVQVLLVDDLDGGEADETVTFALDGKTYEIDLTTGNADKLRGLLEPYVKGGRRTGGRASGGRGKARATSGGSQDTAQIRAWAKENGYEVNDRGRVPASIREAYEKANA; this comes from the coding sequence GTGGCACAGAAGGTTCAGGTCCTTCTTGTCGACGACCTCGACGGCGGCGAGGCGGACGAGACCGTGACGTTCGCGCTGGACGGCAAGACGTACGAGATCGATCTCACGACCGGCAATGCGGACAAGCTCCGCGGCCTTCTCGAGCCTTACGTGAAGGGCGGTCGCCGTACCGGAGGCCGTGCTTCGGGTGGACGCGGAAAGGCGCGCGCCACTTCCGGCGGCAGCCAGGACACCGCGCAGATCCGCGCGTGGGCCAAGGAGAACGGTTACGAGGTCAACGACCGCGGCCGCGTTCCGGCGTCCATTCGCGAGGCTTACGAGAAGGCCAACGCCTGA
- a CDS encoding ATP-dependent Clp protease ATP-binding subunit translates to MFERFTDRARRVVVLAQEEARMLNHNYIGTEHILLGLIHEGEGVAAKALESLGISLEAVRQQVEEIIGQGQQAPSGHIPFTPRAKKVLELSLREALQLGHNYIGTEHILLGLIREGEGVAAQVLVKLGADLNRVRQQVIQLLSGYQGKETATAGGPAEGTPSTSLVLDQFGRNLTQAARESKLDPVIGREKEIERVMQVLSRRTKNNPVLIGEPGVGKTAVVEGLAQAIVKGEVPETLKDKHLYTLDLGALVAGSRYRGDFEERLKKVLKEIRTRGDIILFIDELHTLVGAGAAEGAIDAASILKPMLARGELQTIGATTLDEYRKHLEKDAALERRFQPIQVAEPSLPHTIEILKGLRDRYEAHHRVSITDEALVQAATLADRYISDRFLPDKAIDLIDEAGSRMRIRRMTAPPDLREFDEKIAGVRRDKESAIDSQDFEKAASLRDKEKQLLAAKAKREKEWKAGDMDVVAEVDGELIAEVLATATGIPVFKLTEEESSRLLRMEDELHKRVIGQVDAVKALSKAIRRTRAGLKDPKRPGGSFIFAGPSGVGKTELSKALAEFLFGDEDALISLDMSEFSEKHTVSRLFGSPPGYVGYEEGGQLTEKVRRKPFSVVLFDEVEKAHPDIFNSLLQILEDGRLTDSQGRVVDFKNTVIIMTTNLGTRDISKGFNLGFAASGDTKSNYERMKNKVSDELKQHFRPEFLNRVDDVVVFPQLTQDDILKIVGLMIGKVDERLKDRDMGIELSQSAKELLAKKGYDPVLGARPLRRTIQREIEDSLSEKILFGELRPGHIVVVDTEGEGETKTFTFRGEEKAALPDVPPIEQAAGGTGPNLSKEA, encoded by the coding sequence ATGTTCGAGAGGTTCACCGACCGCGCGCGGCGGGTTGTCGTCCTGGCTCAGGAAGAAGCCCGGATGCTCAACCACAACTACATCGGCACCGAGCACATCCTCCTGGGCCTGATCCATGAGGGTGAGGGTGTCGCCGCCAAGGCCCTTGAGAGCCTCGGGATTTCGCTCGAGGCGGTCCGCCAGCAGGTGGAGGAGATCATCGGGCAGGGTCAGCAGGCCCCGTCCGGGCACATCCCCTTCACCCCCCGTGCCAAGAAGGTCCTGGAGCTGTCGCTCCGCGAGGCCCTTCAGCTGGGCCACAACTACATCGGCACGGAGCACATCCTGCTCGGCCTGATCCGTGAGGGCGAGGGCGTCGCCGCCCAGGTCCTGGTCAAGCTGGGCGCAGATCTCAACCGGGTGCGGCAGCAGGTCATCCAGCTGCTCTCCGGCTACCAGGGCAAGGAGACCGCCACCGCCGGCGGGCCTGCCGAGGGCACGCCCTCGACGTCCCTGGTCCTCGACCAGTTCGGCCGGAACCTCACCCAGGCCGCTCGTGAGTCCAAGCTCGACCCGGTCATCGGGCGCGAGAAGGAGATCGAGCGGGTCATGCAGGTGCTGTCCCGCCGTACGAAGAACAACCCGGTCCTGATCGGTGAGCCCGGCGTCGGCAAGACCGCCGTCGTCGAGGGCCTCGCTCAGGCCATCGTCAAGGGCGAGGTGCCCGAGACCCTCAAGGACAAGCACCTCTACACCCTCGACCTCGGCGCGCTGGTCGCCGGCTCCCGCTACCGCGGTGACTTCGAGGAGCGCCTGAAGAAGGTGCTCAAGGAGATCCGCACCCGCGGCGACATCATCCTGTTCATCGACGAGCTGCACACGCTGGTCGGTGCGGGTGCCGCCGAGGGCGCCATCGACGCGGCTTCCATCCTGAAGCCGATGCTGGCCCGCGGTGAGCTGCAGACCATCGGTGCGACCACGCTGGACGAGTACCGCAAGCACCTGGAGAAGGACGCGGCCCTCGAGCGCCGCTTCCAGCCCATCCAGGTCGCCGAGCCGTCCCTGCCGCACACGATCGAGATCCTCAAGGGTCTGCGCGACCGGTACGAGGCCCACCACCGGGTCTCCATCACGGACGAGGCGCTGGTCCAGGCCGCCACCCTGGCCGACCGGTACATCTCGGACCGCTTCCTGCCGGACAAGGCGATCGACCTGATCGACGAGGCCGGTTCCCGGATGCGCATCCGCCGGATGACCGCGCCGCCGGACCTGCGCGAGTTCGACGAGAAGATCGCGGGCGTGCGCCGCGACAAGGAGTCCGCGATCGACTCGCAGGACTTCGAGAAGGCCGCCTCCCTGCGCGACAAGGAGAAGCAGCTCCTGGCCGCCAAGGCCAAGCGGGAGAAGGAGTGGAAGGCCGGCGACATGGACGTCGTCGCCGAGGTCGACGGCGAGCTGATCGCCGAGGTCCTCGCCACGGCCACCGGCATCCCGGTCTTCAAGCTCACGGAGGAGGAGTCGTCCCGCCTGCTGCGCATGGAGGACGAGCTCCACAAGCGGGTCATCGGCCAGGTCGACGCCGTCAAGGCGCTCTCGAAGGCGATCCGCCGTACGCGTGCCGGTCTGAAGGACCCGAAGCGTCCCGGTGGCTCGTTCATCTTCGCGGGCCCGTCCGGTGTCGGTAAGACCGAGCTGTCCAAGGCGCTCGCCGAGTTCCTCTTCGGTGACGAGGACGCGCTGATCTCCCTCGACATGTCGGAGTTCAGCGAGAAGCACACGGTCTCCCGTCTCTTCGGTTCGCCCCCCGGCTACGTGGGCTACGAGGAGGGCGGCCAGCTGACCGAGAAGGTCCGCCGCAAGCCGTTCTCCGTCGTCCTCTTCGACGAGGTCGAGAAGGCCCACCCGGACATCTTCAACTCGCTGCTGCAGATCCTGGAGGACGGTCGCCTGACCGACTCCCAGGGCCGGGTCGTGGACTTCAAGAACACGGTCATCATCATGACGACCAACCTCGGCACCCGGGACATCTCCAAGGGCTTCAACCTGGGCTTCGCGGCCTCGGGTGACACGAAGAGCAACTACGAGCGCATGAAGAACAAGGTGTCGGACGAGCTCAAGCAGCACTTCCGCCCCGAGTTCCTCAACCGCGTCGACGACGTGGTCGTCTTCCCGCAGCTGACCCAGGACGACATCCTCAAGATCGTCGGCCTGATGATCGGCAAGGTGGACGAGCGCCTGAAGGACCGGGACATGGGCATCGAGCTCTCCCAGTCCGCCAAGGAGCTGCTGGCCAAGAAGGGCTACGACCCCGTGCTGGGCGCCCGGCCGCTGCGCCGGACGATCCAGCGCGAGATCGAGGACTCGCTGTCGGAGAAGATCCTCTTCGGCGAGCTGCGTCCCGGTCACATCGTGGTCGTGGACACCGAGGGCGAGGGTGAGACCAAGACCTTCACCTTCCGCGGCGAGGAGAAGGCGGCCCTGCCCGACGTCCCGCCGATCGAGCAGGCGGCCGGTGGCACCGGTCCGAACCTGAGCAAGGAGGCGTAG
- a CDS encoding type III pantothenate kinase: protein MLLTIDVGNTHTVLGLFDGEDIVEHWRISTDARRTADELAVLLQGLMGMHPLLGDELGDGIDGIAICATVPSVLHELREVTRRYYGDVPAVLVEPGVKTGVPILTDNPKEVGADRIINAVAAVDLYGGPAIVVDFGTATTFDAVSARGEYIGGVIAPGIEISVEALGVRGAQLRKIEVARPRSVIGKNTVEAMQSGIIYGFAGQVDGVVNRMARELADDADDVTVIATGGLAPMVLGESSVIDEHEPWLTLIGLRLVYERNVSRM from the coding sequence ATGCTCCTCACGATCGACGTAGGCAACACGCACACCGTCCTCGGCCTGTTCGACGGCGAGGACATCGTCGAGCACTGGCGCATCTCGACGGACGCCCGCCGCACCGCCGACGAACTGGCGGTCCTCCTCCAGGGCCTGATGGGCATGCACCCGCTGCTCGGCGACGAGCTGGGCGACGGCATCGACGGAATCGCCATCTGCGCCACCGTCCCTTCCGTCCTTCACGAACTCCGCGAGGTGACTCGCCGCTACTACGGCGACGTCCCCGCGGTCCTCGTCGAACCGGGTGTGAAGACGGGCGTCCCGATCCTCACGGACAACCCCAAGGAGGTCGGGGCCGACCGCATCATCAACGCGGTGGCAGCGGTCGACCTGTACGGCGGCCCGGCCATCGTCGTCGACTTCGGTACGGCGACGACGTTCGACGCGGTGAGCGCGCGCGGCGAGTACATCGGCGGTGTCATCGCTCCCGGCATCGAGATCTCGGTCGAGGCCCTCGGCGTCAGGGGCGCCCAGCTCCGCAAGATCGAGGTGGCCCGCCCGCGCAGCGTCATCGGCAAGAACACGGTCGAGGCCATGCAGTCCGGCATCATCTACGGCTTCGCCGGCCAGGTGGACGGCGTCGTCAACCGCATGGCCCGCGAACTCGCCGACGACGCCGACGACGTCACGGTCATCGCCACGGGCGGCCTGGCCCCCATGGTCCTGGGCGAGTCCTCCGTCATCGACGAACACGAACCCTGGTTGACCCTGATCGGCCTCCGCCTGGTCTACGAACGCAACGTCTCCCGAATGTGA
- a CDS encoding M23 family metallopeptidase, protein MSPRFSFRSSRTSTFRTRAAVLAAGLGASVVLGAGGAVAAEMSSAPAASTAVQAQSAAAKKAAAKKAASWVSPVKKYTKSASFAQAGGMWQSTHSGQDFAVATGTDVMAAHGGTVVKAGGNGAGDGPAYGNAVVIKHGNGTFSQYAHLSRIDVKIGQVVKTGQHIAKSGSTGNSSGPHLHFEIRKSANYGSAIDPVSFLRANGLKI, encoded by the coding sequence ATGTCCCCGCGCTTCTCGTTCCGTTCGTCCCGTACGTCCACCTTCCGCACCCGTGCGGCTGTGCTGGCCGCCGGCCTGGGGGCCTCGGTCGTGCTGGGCGCCGGAGGCGCGGTCGCTGCCGAGATGAGCTCCGCTCCCGCTGCCTCCACCGCCGTCCAGGCGCAGAGTGCCGCCGCGAAGAAGGCCGCCGCCAAGAAGGCCGCCTCCTGGGTCAGCCCGGTGAAGAAGTACACGAAGTCCGCCAGCTTCGCGCAGGCCGGCGGCATGTGGCAGTCCACCCACAGTGGGCAGGACTTCGCCGTCGCGACCGGCACCGACGTCATGGCCGCGCACGGCGGCACGGTCGTCAAGGCCGGCGGCAATGGCGCCGGTGACGGTCCCGCGTACGGCAACGCCGTCGTCATCAAGCACGGCAACGGGACCTTCTCCCAGTACGCCCACCTGTCGCGCATCGACGTGAAGATCGGCCAGGTCGTCAAGACCGGCCAGCACATAGCCAAGTCCGGCAGCACCGGTAACTCCAGCGGTCCGCACCTGCACTTCGAGATCCGTAAGAGTGCCAACTACGGCTCCGCCATCGACCCCGTGTCCTTCCTGCGGGCCAACGGTCTGAAGATCTGA